The Streptomyces sp. NBC_01197 genome window below encodes:
- a CDS encoding helix-turn-helix domain-containing protein, whose translation MTADDSFGRLDDDDYPAYTMGRAAEMLGTTQGFLRAIGEARLITPLRSEGGHRRYSRYQLRIAARARELVDQGTPIEAACRIVILEDQLTEAQRINAEHHRAAEAEHPPSAS comes from the coding sequence ATGACAGCAGACGACTCGTTCGGCCGTCTCGACGACGACGACTACCCCGCCTACACCATGGGCCGGGCCGCCGAAATGCTCGGCACCACGCAGGGTTTTCTCCGCGCCATCGGCGAAGCCCGCCTCATCACCCCGCTGCGCTCCGAGGGCGGCCACCGCCGCTACTCCCGCTACCAGCTGCGCATCGCCGCCCGCGCCCGCGAACTCGTCGACCAGGGCACACCCATCGAGGCCGCCTGCCGCATCGTCATCCTCGAAGACCAGCTCACAGAAGCCCAGCGCATCAACGCCGAACACCACCGCGCCGCCGAAGCGGAGCACCCGCCGTCCGCAAGCTGA
- a CDS encoding cold-shock protein, whose amino-acid sequence MASGTVKWFNAAKGFGFIEQDGGGADVFAHFSNIAAQGYRELLEGQKVTFDIAAGQKGPTAENIVPT is encoded by the coding sequence ATGGCGTCTGGCACTGTGAAGTGGTTCAACGCGGCTAAGGGTTTCGGCTTCATCGAGCAGGACGGTGGCGGCGCTGACGTGTTCGCCCACTTCTCGAACATCGCCGCCCAGGGTTACCGCGAGTTGCTCGAAGGCCAGAAGGTGACCTTCGACATTGCGGCGGGCCAGAAGGGCCCGACGGCCGAGAACATCGTTCCCACCTGA